CGTAGGCCCTGTAGTCAGGGCCGTCCAAGACGGCCCGGTGCAAGTCAGCGTCTGTTGCCTCCCAGGGCGCCGGTGAGTCCGCCGACGACACCGCCCAGCCCACCTGTCGCGCCGGTGCCCGTGGTGCTGCCGTTGACGAGTCCGCCGACCGCGCCGACGGTGCCCCCCACGGTGGTCACGGTATTACCAAGGGCCGTGACCACCGGGTTGGCATTACTGCCCGCTATCGCAGTGCCGAGGTTGGCCACTGCTCCTCCTGTCTGGTTGGTGAGACTGGCGACCGGGGCACCGAGACCGGTGGCGGCGCCAACGTTTTGCGTCAGGCCGGTCACCGCTGTCGTGACCGGATTGACCGCGGCGCCGACGTTGGTCCCCAGCGTGGCCAATGCTGCGGTTGGGGCGGTATTGGCCACGCCGCTGCCGCCCAGAGCTGTACCCACACTGGCAACCAGATTGCCGCCGGCCACGCCGTTCACACCCGCTGCACTGACCACGCCATTGCTGTTGCCGATGTTCAGGCCGTTGCCGACGTTGACCACCGCGCCGCCGACGGTTTCCAGCAGGCCGCCGGCGCCGGGTGCACCGGTGCCCGAGCCTGTGCCGTTGGCCACCAGCCCGCCGGCCTTGCCGACGGCAGTGCCGGTGTTGCTCAGGGCACCGCCCACGGTGTTGGTCAGGGCATTGCCGTTGCCGGCGGCGGTGACGTTGTTGCCCACGCCATTGACGGTATCGCCGACCTGTTTCACCACGCCCTTGAGCGGATCGCCGAGCCCGGTGGTGCTGCCGATCTTGTCGGTGGTGCTTTCGACAATGGCGATCACCGGCACCAGTTTGCTGCCCACTTCCTGTGTGACATTGCCCAGGGGACCTGTGGTGGTGGCTGTGCTCAGGGTATCGCCGAGCATGGTGACTTTTTCGCCGACGCCATCGAGTACCGGGGCGACCCGGGTGACGACACCGCCCACCACCGGAACGCTGCTGGTGGCCGTGGCCAGTTTGCCGCTGACATCCGACACGCCGTTGCCGACATCCTGCACCACGCCGCCGACCGAAGACGCCGTGACACCCAATCCATTGGGGACGCTGTCGATTTTGCCCAATCCATTGGCCACGCCATCGCCCAGGGTGCTGACCACATTGCCCGTGGTGTTGGCCACGCTTTGCACGACACCGCCAGCAACGGGCACCGAACTCAGCGAATCGCCGATCTGCCCGACACCCGTGCCGACGCCGCCGACGGTATTGCCGACATCCTGCACCAACGTGGTGGTTACCAATGGCGCTGCGCCTGGATTGGTCGGGTTGGTGGGGTCGGTTGGGTTGGTTGGATTCGTCGGATCGGTCGGGTTGGTGGGGTTGGTCGGCGTGGTGGTGCCGCCACCGCCTGTGCCAGCGGTACCGTCAGTACCCCCTGTTCCGCCTGTTCCGGTGCCTGTACCGCCTGTACCTGTCGTA
This genomic interval from Pseudomonas putida contains the following:
- a CDS encoding collagen-like triple helix repeat-containing protein, which produces MNTQVWSKSAIALALALSLGLAGCSSGGGGHHSSPAGSSSDAGTAGAGGTTGTGGTGTGTGGTGGTDGTAGTGGGGTTTPTNPTNPTDPTNPTNPTDPTNPTNPGAAPLVTTTLVQDVGNTVGGVGTGVGQIGDSLSSVPVAGGVVQSVANTTGNVVSTLGDGVANGLGKIDSVPNGLGVTASSVGGVVQDVGNGVSDVSGKLATATSSVPVVGGVVTRVAPVLDGVGEKVTMLGDTLSTATTTGPLGNVTQEVGSKLVPVIAIVESTTDKIGSTTGLGDPLKGVVKQVGDTVNGVGNNVTAAGNGNALTNTVGGALSNTGTAVGKAGGLVANGTGSGTGAPGAGGLLETVGGAVVNVGNGLNIGNSNGVVSAAGVNGVAGGNLVASVGTALGGSGVANTAPTAALATLGTNVGAAVNPVTTAVTGLTQNVGAATGLGAPVASLTNQTGGAVANLGTAIAGSNANPVVTALGNTVTTVGGTVGAVGGLVNGSTTGTGATGGLGGVVGGLTGALGGNRR